In a genomic window of Lacrimispora sp. BS-2:
- a CDS encoding 16S rRNA (uracil(1498)-N(3))-methyltransferase, translating into MYHFFVNPDQIGDSVIRIMGPDVNHIKNVLRMGAGEQILISNGVDKDYLCEITCVASLEVTAKILSVDEGGAELPARLYLFQGLPKGDKMELIIQKAVELGVHRIIPVETRRAVVRLDKKKEESKLRRWRAVSESAAKQSKRLVIPEVSGVMSFQEALAFAKELEITVIPFEHAKDMAETKEILSGIKPGMSAGIFIGPEGGFEDSEVELAKSFGAKPITLGKRILRTETAGLAIVSVLAFQLEG; encoded by the coding sequence ATGTATCACTTTTTTGTTAATCCGGATCAGATCGGAGATTCAGTAATCCGGATCATGGGGCCGGATGTGAACCATATTAAAAATGTCCTGCGCATGGGCGCCGGGGAACAGATTTTAATCAGCAATGGGGTAGACAAAGATTACCTGTGTGAGATAACCTGCGTGGCTTCTTTGGAAGTGACGGCTAAAATCCTGTCTGTAGATGAGGGAGGCGCCGAGCTTCCTGCAAGGCTCTATCTGTTTCAGGGGCTGCCAAAGGGCGACAAGATGGAGTTAATCATACAGAAGGCCGTAGAGCTTGGAGTACACAGGATCATCCCGGTGGAGACCAGACGGGCCGTGGTACGGCTGGATAAAAAGAAGGAAGAATCAAAGCTTCGCCGCTGGAGGGCAGTATCTGAAAGCGCTGCCAAGCAGTCCAAGCGGCTTGTTATACCGGAGGTGTCCGGTGTCATGTCGTTTCAGGAAGCTCTGGCCTTTGCAAAAGAGCTTGAGATAACAGTCATTCCATTTGAACATGCAAAGGATATGGCAGAGACAAAAGAAATCCTGTCCGGTATTAAACCTGGAATGAGCGCAGGGATATTTATCGGACCGGAGGGCGGCTTTGAAGATTCTGAAGTGGAGCTTGCAAAGAGTTTTGGTGCAAAACCCATTACCCTGGGAAAACGGATTCTGAGGACGGAAACTGCCGGCCTTGCCATTGTATCCGTGCTGGCTTTCCAGCTGGAAGGCTGA